CAGCGGGGCCCGGACTCCGGCCGGTCGCCGCGCCGCGCCCACCCCCGGGCCGCGGCGCAGCTGGTCAGAGCAGACCGTCGGTGAGGCCGAGCAGTCCGCCCGTGGAGTGGGCGTCGGCGGTGGCGTGCGCGTCGGCACCGAGCCCCAGGTCGCCGGTGAGGCCGACGCCGTCCAGGGTGTTGCCGACGGTCGAGGTGACGCCGCCGACCGCGCCGTGCGGGTCGACCACGTCGCCGACCACCGGGACCTCACCGAGGCCGCCGGTGAGGCCGCCGGTCAGCCCACCGGTCAGCCCACCGACGTCGAGCGAGTCGACCACGCCGAGGGAGTGGGTGAGGCCGGTGACCGTGTTGACCGCGAAGTCGGCGGTGCCGAGCAGGCCGTCGGTGGCGGTGCCGTCGAGGACCGCGCCGGTCGGGTCGTTGACCACACTCTCGGCGGTGCCGACCACGCCGGTCACGCCGGAGGTGCTGACCACGCCCAGGTCCAGGCTGTCCGCCACGTCGTTCACGCCGGAGAGGTCGGTGGCCAGGCCCTGCGGGCTGACCGCGGCACCGATGCCGGGGACCACCGAGGCGGCCGCGCCGAGGCCGCTCGGGTCGACCGTGATCGCGCCGAGCACCGAGGCGTTGACGTCGATGGTGTTGCCGTAGCCGGCGGAGGTGATCTGGTCCGCGACGGCGTGCAGCTGGCCGACGACGCCGAGCGGGCCGCCGTCGAGTGCGCCCAGTCCGAGGTCGCCGACCGGGGCGAGCGCGGTGATGCCCTGGAGCGGGACGGTGTCCACCACGAACGGGATGACGTCCTGCACGTCGGCCGGGGTGAGGTCGCCCAGCCCGGCGTCGGCCAGGGTGGCCTCGGGGTCGAGCTCGAAGGCCGAGCGGGCGTCGACGTCGGTGAGCAGGTTCAGTACGAAGTCGTGCAGGTTCTGGGTGGCGTCCATTATGGAGATTTCTCCTCGGGTGGGCGGGGCCGGACGGTCCGGCGAACGGGGGCACCGGACCTGACAACGACAGTAGGCACCGGGTGACGTACCGGACATCGGGGACGCATCCCCGTCCTGTCGGGACCCGAACTAGGGCAGAACTCACCCACACGATTAGGGGCTTAGGGAGTCCGTCCCGTCAGATTTAGGGTCCCATTGGTGGAGGGATCTCTGGTACGAAAGGAGGAGTCCGTACGAGCCCCCTCGGGGGTGGACCGTACGAGCCCCCGCGCGGCCGACACGAGCCCTCCGGGGCAACCGGGTAAAGGAATCAGGTGGAATGGCGTACGTCCTCGGGATCGACATCGGCGGAAGCCGCACCACCGCCGCCGTCGCCCGGCTCTGGGACAACACCTGGAGCCCAGCGGAGGTCACCTGGCTCAGCCCGCACTCCCCCACCGTCCCCGCCGTGCTGCACCTCGGGGCCAACGGCGCACTCACCGTCGGTGACCCGGCCGAGGGCGGCACCCAGATCGACCCCGGCCAGATCGCCCGGGAGTTCGTCGCCCGCGTCGGCGACCCGGTCCCGCTGCTCGTCGGCGGGGAGAACTGCGCCGCGCCGACCCTCGCCGCCGGGCTCGTCGGCTGGGTGATCGACCAGGTCACCGTCCGCGAGGGCGCTCCCCCCGACCGGATCGTGGTCAGCCACCCCGCAGGCTGGGGCAACTACCGCCGGGGCCTGCTGCACGCGGCGCTCTGGGAGATCGGACGCGGCGACGTCACCCTGCTCCCCGAGGCGGTCACCGCCGCGGAGAGCCACGTCGCGGCCGGCTTCACCGGACGTACCCTCGCCGTGCACACGCTGCGCGAACAGGGCTGCACCAGCAGCGTGGTCGGGCGGGCCCGCACCGGCGGCTTCACCGTGCTCGGCACCGCCGGTGAAGGCGAGGCGTACGGCGGACCGGAACTCGACCTCGACCGGGCACTCGGCGACCACGTCCGGGTCGAACTCGGCCGACAGCTCGGCCCCCGCCACCTCGACGACCCGCAGGTACGGGCCGCGCTGCTCGACCTGCCCCGGGAGTGCGCGCGGGCCCGGGAACGGCTCGCCGTGGCAACCGACACCGACGTACGCCTGCACCTGCCGAACGGGCCGATCCGGGTGCCGGTCACCCGGGACCTCTTCACCGAACTCGTCCGACCCGCCGTGCAACTGACCGTGGAAACCCTGGTCGAGACGATCCGGGCCAGCGGACTGCCCACCGACCAGCTCGACGGCGTACTCCTGGTCGGGGACTGGGCCCGTACCCCGCTCGTCGCCGAACTGGTCGAGGCCCACTTCCCCGGTCTGGTCACGGTCGCCGCCGACCCCGGGTCGAGCGCCGCCACCGGAGCCGCGGTCGCCGCCGGACAGATCCTGCTGCCGACCCACCCGGCACCCCGCCCACCCGAACACCGCCCGACCGGCCCCCACCGCGACGACACCGCGCCGGGCCGACCGGGCTCCACCCCGGCCCACCCCGATCCCGAGTGGACCCACACCGGCCCCACCACCGGCCGACCTCCCGGCCGCGACCTGGTCCGGGCCGACCCCAGCCCCGAACCGCCGCCCCGCCCGCCGATCCGGATCACCCCGCTGAAACTGCCGAAACCCCGGGTCACGGGGCTGCGCACCACCGGACGCACCGAGCCGTCCGGCACCGGACGCGACCTGGCCGACCAGCACCCCGGTCGTAGTTCCTCGAGAGGACACCGTTGAGTCCGCACACCGCCATCCGCCCGGAACTCGTGCTGGACGGAGCCGGTTCAGCACTGCTCGACGCGGTCGGCGACGCACCCCACGCCCCGATGACCGTCGCCGTCACCGCCCCCGGCGGGTACGGCAAGAGCGCCCTGCTGCACGAACTGGCCGGGATCTACCGGCGGGCCGGTCACCCGGTGGTCGAAGGCTGGCCGGCACAGGGGCCGGAACCCGACCCCGACGCCGTACTGCTCGTCGACGACGCGCACCTGCTCGACCCCGACCGACTGGCCGAACTGCGCCGCTGGCTGACCGCCGGTCCGGTCCGGGTCGCGCTCGCCCACCGGCCATGGCCCCGGTCGGCCGCCCTGGTCGAGCTGACCGAACTACTCTCCCGGGACCGGCCGACGCTGCTCCTTCCGCCGTACACCGAACGCCGGACCGCGACCCGGCTCACCGACCTGTACGGCCAGGTGCCCGACGCCGCCCTGGTGAGCTTCGTACACGCGCAGACTTGGGGCGTACCCAGGTTCGTCGAACGGCTCGCCGCCGAACTCCGCCCCGCACCGGTCACCGGCGACGGGGGCGAGGCCGGCTACCGGCTACCCCGGTCCGCCGTGGCGACCTTCGAGACCGAGATCACCGACCTGCCGGCCGACGTACGACGCCTGCTGCTCGCCGTCGCGACCGGGCTCTGGCTCCCCGTCGACCTGCTCGGCGCCCTGCTCGACCAGGACCCGGACGGGGTCGACGAGACGCTCGCCGCCGCCCGAGCCACCGGCCTGCTCGGCCCGGACGACCGGCTGCCGCCGATCGCCGAGCGGGCGGTCACCACACTCAGCCCGGCCAGCCAGCGGATCGCCGTCTGGCAGCGACTGGCCGACCTGCAACGCGCCCGGGGCGGACCGGTGCTGCCCCTGGTCCGCGCCCTGCTCACCCCCGGCGTCGGCGGTGAGTGCGACGCCGCCACCATCGAGGCCGCGGCCGAGGAGGCGCTGGCCGAACAGCCGTTGATCGCCGCCGACCTGTTCGCCGCCGCGGCGGCGGCCGGACGCCCGACCACCGGCCGCCAGGCGTACGCGGCGGCGCTCGCCGGCGACCTCGACTCGGCCCTACGACTGGCCGACCGGCTGATCGGCGCCGACGACCCGGGCGACCGACGGGACGGGGCGACAGTGGCCGCGACCGCCCTCGCCCACCGGGGCCAACTCGGCCGGGGCGCCGAGCTGTACCGCTGGTCGGACGCGCCGTCGTCGGCCGCGTTCGCGGCGATCGGGGCGATCGGCACCGGCGAGTCCGACGAGCCGTCCCCGGGCTCCGTCAGCCCGATCGCGGGCGGTCCACCTACCCTGCTCACCGGCGCCGCGCTGCTCACCGCCAGGGGCGTACGCGAAACCCTCAGCGGCCCGCCGACCGCCGCGCTCTCCACCCTGGTGCAGGCCGCCGCGCTGCTGGAACCGGCCGGCCGTACGGTGCTCCTGCCGGACAGCCCGGCGGCGCTCGCGGCGCTGGTGGCGCTGCACTGCGGCGAGCTGGAGATCGGTGAGCGGGTGCTCGACCGGGCCATCGCCGCCAACCTCGGCGGTCCGTTGATGTCCCGGCGGCACCGGCTGCTCCAGGCGTGGATCCTGATGATGCGTGGCCGGACCGCGATGGCGGCCGAGGCGCTGCGACAGATCTCCGGCCCGCTCGAACCGAGGGACCTGCTCTTCGCCAGTGCCCTGGAGATGGGCATCGCCCGACGCGACAGTGATCTGCCGGCGGTGCAACGCGCCTGGGGACAGGCACGCGAGGCCCTGGTACGGCACCCGGTGGACCTGTACAGCTTCCTCCCGCTCGGCGAGATCACCATCGCGGCGGCCCGGCTGGGTGAGCTCAACCGGCTCGACCCGTACCTGCGGGAGGCGTACACGTTGCTCGACCGACTCGGCTCGCCGCCGCTCTGGGCGACCCCGTTGCGGTGGAACGGTCTGCACGCGGCGATCATCGCGGAACTTCCCGGGACGGCCGACGAACACGTCGCGGCGCTCAACGCGAACGTGGGTCACAGCCGGTACTCTGCCGTGATGGCGGCCGCTGCCGAGAGCTGGGTGGAGGTGCTGCGTGGGACGGTCGATCCTGCCCGCGTCGAGGTCGCGGCACGTGGTCTGCACGATGCCGGACTGGGCTGGGACGGCGCGCGTCTGGCCGGTCAGGCGGCGATCCGGACCGCGGACCGGCGGGCGATGACGGCGCTGCTCGACTGTGCCCGGATGTTGCAGGGCCGACCTACCGGAGCCAAGGGATCCGCCTCGACGGCCGGTGCTTCGACGGCCGGCGTCGCGGACGCCATCACCGCACCGACCGAGAGCCGACTCAGCGACCGGGAGCAGGAGGTGGCCGACCTGGTGTTGGCCGGCCTGACCTACAAGCAGATCGGCGACCGGCTCTTCATCTCGGCCAAGACGGTCGAACACCATGTGGCCCGGATGCGCCAGCGGTTGAACTGCGCCAACCGCAGCGAACTGCTCAACCGGCTGCGGATGCTGGCCGCCGATCGGGCCGGCAACGGGTCGGTTACCCCACCCTGGCCGAAACGACAAGTGTCGTGAGTGGCCCGACGTACGGATGACCAGAGAACTGATGCCGGCGCACGGCAGTGAGAGGACAACGACGAGTGCTTTTCCCGATGGTCGCGACCGACAACCTGACCCGGCTCCTGGACGACCTGGTCACCCGGGTCGACGGGGCGGACCTGGCGATGGTGCTCTCCCCCGACGGCCTACCGCTCGCCGCCTCGAACCAGGTCGACGACGAACTCGGTGAGCAGGTCGCGAGTGTGACGGCCGGGCTGCACGCGCTCGCCGTGGCGACCGGGCGGCAGACCGAGACCGGAACCGTACGGCAGATCATCGTGCAGATGCGACGGGCGTACCTGTTCATCGCCACGACTCGCGGCGGCGCGATCCTCACCGTACGGTTCGACGGTGAGGTGGAGGTCGGCGACGTCGCGTACGAAGTCGCGCTCTTCGCCGGGCAGGCACATCACCACCTGCCGGTCTACCTCGAACCCGCGCCGCCGCACCCGGCCGCAGGGTGAGCTGGGGATTCGAACATCGAGATGGGGTACGGACCGTGAATCCGGACGAGCAGACCGGTGACCTTCGACTCGGGTCGCCGGACCGTCCACCGGGCAGTGTCGAGGCACGACCCACCGAACCGCCACAGACCGAACCGCCGCAGCTGGTTCGGAGCGGTCCACCCCGGACGGTGGCGGTGGCGGTCCTCGACACCGTGCTCGACGCGGCGGCGGCCGTGCGTAACCTGTTCGCCCCGGCGGCCGGTCGCGGCGGTGGGGCGGGACCGGACGGCGATCGGTCACCCCGGTCACCGTTCGGGCGCTGGCCGATCGGGGTGGGCTTCGTCGCCGGGGCGGCGGCGGTGCTCGGCGCCCTGGTGCTGCTCATCGCGCTCGTCCTCCGTACGCCGGAACGGGTGACGCCGTTGCACGTGGCGCCCCCGGCCGAGCAGGGGGTGGGCGGCACCGCCGACCCCGGCACCCCGGGCAGCGAGGCGAGCCCGGCCGCGGTACGGACCGGGCAGCCCGGGCCGGAGGTGGCACCACCCGCCGTGCCCCCGGCCGGTACGCAGGCGCCGGGGGTTCCGGCGTCCGGCACCACGCCCGACGCGCCACCACCGGCGGTTCCGCTGACCGCGAGCTACACGATCGAGGACCCGACCCTGCTCGGGTACCGGATGACGGTGACCGTCGACAATCCGGGGCGTGCCCCGGTTGACCGGTGGACGGTCACCATCACCCTGCCCCGGGCACCGATGGGCGTGCGCGACGTGACCGGCGCGGAGGCCACGCAGGCGGGCACCACCTGGACCTTCGTGCCGGCCGCCGACACCGGTCCGGCGCCGGCCGGTGGTTCGGTCAGCTTCCAGTTCCGGGTCGACGGTGTCGGCCTGGACTCCGCCCCCACCGCCTGCACCATCGACACCCGCCCCTGCGCCACACCCTGACGCAACACGCGGCGCGGGATCGGGCCGCTCAGCCGTCGACGTCGGTGGCCCGGCTGGTCGGCTCCCAGGCCAGTGCCTCGGCGCGGGCCGCGTCGAGGTGCGCGAAGACGCCGTCGGCGGCGTCGTTGCCAAGCGGCAGCCGCAGCGGGGTCCGCTCGGCCGCCAGTGCGGCGAGGATCGCTGCGGCGGCCTTGGCCGGGTCGCCGGGCTGCCTGCCGTCGCTGTCCGGCAGGGCGGTGCGGAGCGGGCCGACCGTCTGCTCGTACCCGGGTACGGGCACCGACTGCCGCAGCGTGCCGCGAGCGTGGAACCCGGTCCGGAAGGAACCGGGTTCGACGATCAGCACCTTGATCCCGAACGGGGCCACCTCGGCCGCGAGTGCCTCGGAGAGCCCTTCCAGGGCGAACTTCGTCGCCGAGTACGCACCGACCCCGGCGAACGAGAGGCGGCCTCCGATGCTGCTCATCTGGATGATCACGCCGGAGCCCTGGCGGCGCTGGTGCGGCAGGACCGCCCGGGTGAGCGCGGCCGGGCCGAAGAAGTGCAGTTCCATCAGCTCCCGAAGGTCCTGTTCGGAGGTCTCCTCCACCGCCCCGACCAGGCCGAAACCGGCGTTGTTGACCAGCACGTCGATCCGCCCGTACCAGAGCACGGTCTCGGCGACCACGGCGGCGACGCGTACCGGGTCGGTGACGTCCAACTGGACCGCGACAGCCCGCCCGGGGTGTGCCTCGGTCAGGTCGTGCAGCGCCTTGGGTTGGCGGGCGGTGGCCACGACGGTGTCGCCGGCGGCGAGTGCCGCCTCGGTGATCGCCCGGCCGAGCCCGGAGGACGCCCCGGTGATCAACCAGACCCGGCCGGTCGCCGTCCGGGTGGGGGTGTCGGTACTCATGTGGGACTCCAAACTGTGGGTGACAGTCAAGTTTTCCCAGCTCACGGCCGACCGGTCCAATACAGAAGATCACTGACCCGATAAGCGCGGCTTATCATTGCCGGATGGAGCTGCGCCAGCTGCGCTACCTCGTCGCGATTGCCGACGAGGGGAACATGGGACGCGCGGCGGCACTGCTCTACGTGAGCCAGCCCGCCCTGTCGTACGCGGTCCGGAACCTGGAGTCCGAGCTCGGCGTACGGCTGTTCGACCGGCACGCCGGGGGCGTCACCGCGACCGCCGCCGGGCGGGACGTCGTCGCCGAGGCCCGCCGTACGCTGCGGCAGGCCGAACGGGTGACAGGTGCGGCGGTACGGCACCGGCGCGGCGAGACCGGCGTACTGCGGGTGGGGTTCGAGGCCAGTGGGGCCGGCGAGCTGACCACCCGCGCCCGGGCCGAATACGCCCGCCGCCACCCAGGCGTACGGGTGGAGCCCAAGCGCTTCGACTGGGGCCAGGAGGCGGCGGCACTGCGCGACGGCCGGGCGGACGTCGCCTTCGTCTGGCTCCCCACCGACCTCACCGGCCTGCACGTCGAGGTGGTGCACACCGAACCCCGCGTCGTCGGGCTGCCCGTCGGGCACCGGCTCGCGAACCGGGTCGGGATCTCCGTACTCGAGGTCAACGACGAGCCGCTGATGTGGACCGAGCACGCACCGCGCGAGTGGGTGGACTGGTGGGCGGTCAACCCGAGGCCGGACGGGTCGAGCCCGCGCTGGGGGCCGACCAACGACAACGTCGAGGAGATGCTGGAACAGGTGGCCGAGGGCGGCGCGATCTGCTTCGCGCCGGTCAGCATGGCCCGGTACTACGCCCGCCCGGACCTTGCCTGGGTACCGCTCACCGACGTCCCACCGCTTCGGGTCGCCCTCGCCTGGGCCGAGGACACCCACAGTTCCCTGGTGCTCGGCTTCGCCGAGGTGGTCCGCGAACTCGCCACCGTCACCTGACCGCCCGAGGCGATTTTTTGGTGTACGGACGCGAGCGGGCATGCCTAGAGTGCCGGACATGGCCGAGCCGTCCCCACCGTCCCCGCCCTCGTCCGACTTCCCCGCACACGTGCCGATGATGTCGACCGAGTACGCCGAACGTGTCCGTGCGTGGCACGAGAGCGCGTACGCGCAGGCGCGGGCCGAGGCGGGCTCCTTGTCGGGACCGGGCCAGACGTTCGACTACCTCGGCCGGACGCTGGTCGTCCCGCCGCAGGTGCAACCGATCACCGGCGTGTCCCACCTGC
The Micromonospora pisi DNA segment above includes these coding regions:
- a CDS encoding IniB N-terminal domain-containing protein, which produces MDATQNLHDFVLNLLTDVDARSAFELDPEATLADAGLGDLTPADVQDVIPFVVDTVPLQGITALAPVGDLGLGALDGGPLGVVGQLHAVADQITSAGYGNTIDVNASVLGAITVDPSGLGAAASVVPGIGAAVSPQGLATDLSGVNDVADSLDLGVVSTSGVTGVVGTAESVVNDPTGAVLDGTATDGLLGTADFAVNTVTGLTHSLGVVDSLDVGGLTGGLTGGLTGGLGEVPVVGDVVDPHGAVGGVTSTVGNTLDGVGLTGDLGLGADAHATADAHSTGGLLGLTDGLL
- a CDS encoding Hsp70 family protein, with protein sequence MAYVLGIDIGGSRTTAAVARLWDNTWSPAEVTWLSPHSPTVPAVLHLGANGALTVGDPAEGGTQIDPGQIAREFVARVGDPVPLLVGGENCAAPTLAAGLVGWVIDQVTVREGAPPDRIVVSHPAGWGNYRRGLLHAALWEIGRGDVTLLPEAVTAAESHVAAGFTGRTLAVHTLREQGCTSSVVGRARTGGFTVLGTAGEGEAYGGPELDLDRALGDHVRVELGRQLGPRHLDDPQVRAALLDLPRECARARERLAVATDTDVRLHLPNGPIRVPVTRDLFTELVRPAVQLTVETLVETIRASGLPTDQLDGVLLVGDWARTPLVAELVEAHFPGLVTVAADPGSSAATGAAVAAGQILLPTHPAPRPPEHRPTGPHRDDTAPGRPGSTPAHPDPEWTHTGPTTGRPPGRDLVRADPSPEPPPRPPIRITPLKLPKPRVTGLRTTGRTEPSGTGRDLADQHPGRSSSRGHR
- a CDS encoding helix-turn-helix transcriptional regulator, which produces MSPHTAIRPELVLDGAGSALLDAVGDAPHAPMTVAVTAPGGYGKSALLHELAGIYRRAGHPVVEGWPAQGPEPDPDAVLLVDDAHLLDPDRLAELRRWLTAGPVRVALAHRPWPRSAALVELTELLSRDRPTLLLPPYTERRTATRLTDLYGQVPDAALVSFVHAQTWGVPRFVERLAAELRPAPVTGDGGEAGYRLPRSAVATFETEITDLPADVRRLLLAVATGLWLPVDLLGALLDQDPDGVDETLAAARATGLLGPDDRLPPIAERAVTTLSPASQRIAVWQRLADLQRARGGPVLPLVRALLTPGVGGECDAATIEAAAEEALAEQPLIAADLFAAAAAAGRPTTGRQAYAAALAGDLDSALRLADRLIGADDPGDRRDGATVAATALAHRGQLGRGAELYRWSDAPSSAAFAAIGAIGTGESDEPSPGSVSPIAGGPPTLLTGAALLTARGVRETLSGPPTAALSTLVQAAALLEPAGRTVLLPDSPAALAALVALHCGELEIGERVLDRAIAANLGGPLMSRRHRLLQAWILMMRGRTAMAAEALRQISGPLEPRDLLFASALEMGIARRDSDLPAVQRAWGQAREALVRHPVDLYSFLPLGEITIAAARLGELNRLDPYLREAYTLLDRLGSPPLWATPLRWNGLHAAIIAELPGTADEHVAALNANVGHSRYSAVMAAAAESWVEVLRGTVDPARVEVAARGLHDAGLGWDGARLAGQAAIRTADRRAMTALLDCARMLQGRPTGAKGSASTAGASTAGVADAITAPTESRLSDREQEVADLVLAGLTYKQIGDRLFISAKTVEHHVARMRQRLNCANRSELLNRLRMLAADRAGNGSVTPPWPKRQVS
- a CDS encoding roadblock/LC7 domain-containing protein — protein: MVATDNLTRLLDDLVTRVDGADLAMVLSPDGLPLAASNQVDDELGEQVASVTAGLHALAVATGRQTETGTVRQIIVQMRRAYLFIATTRGGAILTVRFDGEVEVGDVAYEVALFAGQAHHHLPVYLEPAPPHPAAG
- a CDS encoding cellulose binding domain-containing protein encodes the protein MNPDEQTGDLRLGSPDRPPGSVEARPTEPPQTEPPQLVRSGPPRTVAVAVLDTVLDAAAAVRNLFAPAAGRGGGAGPDGDRSPRSPFGRWPIGVGFVAGAAAVLGALVLLIALVLRTPERVTPLHVAPPAEQGVGGTADPGTPGSEASPAAVRTGQPGPEVAPPAVPPAGTQAPGVPASGTTPDAPPPAVPLTASYTIEDPTLLGYRMTVTVDNPGRAPVDRWTVTITLPRAPMGVRDVTGAEATQAGTTWTFVPAADTGPAPAGGSVSFQFRVDGVGLDSAPTACTIDTRPCATP
- a CDS encoding oxidoreductase, with translation MSTDTPTRTATGRVWLITGASSGLGRAITEAALAAGDTVVATARQPKALHDLTEAHPGRAVAVQLDVTDPVRVAAVVAETVLWYGRIDVLVNNAGFGLVGAVEETSEQDLRELMELHFFGPAALTRAVLPHQRRQGSGVIIQMSSIGGRLSFAGVGAYSATKFALEGLSEALAAEVAPFGIKVLIVEPGSFRTGFHARGTLRQSVPVPGYEQTVGPLRTALPDSDGRQPGDPAKAAAAILAALAAERTPLRLPLGNDAADGVFAHLDAARAEALAWEPTSRATDVDG
- a CDS encoding LysR family transcriptional regulator, translating into MELRQLRYLVAIADEGNMGRAAALLYVSQPALSYAVRNLESELGVRLFDRHAGGVTATAAGRDVVAEARRTLRQAERVTGAAVRHRRGETGVLRVGFEASGAGELTTRARAEYARRHPGVRVEPKRFDWGQEAAALRDGRADVAFVWLPTDLTGLHVEVVHTEPRVVGLPVGHRLANRVGISVLEVNDEPLMWTEHAPREWVDWWAVNPRPDGSSPRWGPTNDNVEEMLEQVAEGGAICFAPVSMARYYARPDLAWVPLTDVPPLRVALAWAEDTHSSLVLGFAEVVRELATVT